In Lentimicrobiaceae bacterium, a single genomic region encodes these proteins:
- a CDS encoding insulinase family protein — protein sequence MKTRKIIKIVSMMILTTTPVWLTGNNTGTDRHGFRLIEKRFVKEVNAECYFFEHIKSGAHLFKIASNDPNKTFSIGFKTFPESDNGAPHIMEHSVLNGSKNFPVKSPFDILNKGSLNTFINAFTGKDMTMYPVASMNDKDYFNLMHVYLDAVFNPLIYTEPRILKQEGWHYELTEVESPIVFKGVVYNEMKGAFSSPSRELSYQVFKNLFPNNGYGYESGGHPASIPTLTYEYFINFHKRFYHPGNSYIFLYGNADLDKELEFINDNYLSNYGQLKDKVVVDDQKPFEAMKDITANYSVMEGSETANQAYLSYNVVAGHNMEIELTMALDIICEAIVNQESAPLRLALQEAGIGQDVYAYNNSYKQNVVQIIVQNANASDKEKFYNILNKIFNDAIKNGIDKETIQGILNRIEFQLREGNDAQKGLTYITQSLPGCFFANDPFVGLEYEKSLAKLKKMINNGYLEKVIAQYFINNPHTLLLTLVPQPGLDKEKNIQAEQELKKYKENLNNSQITSLVNETQELIAYQKREDSPEALQTIPLLDIKDINPKAEWYGVQEKQIAGVKVLHHEEFTNDVVYANLYFDMRVLPENLIPYASLLSNLLGLMDTEKYSFGDLNKVLNIHTGGFNTFLSAYAEDLDDNKLLPKFVVSTKAMNVKADKLFELTQEVLLKTHYNDTARLHALLSRFQGQLDARIKRSGANYTSTRFNSYITNKGQFNELTDGVDYYWFITDLSNNFNQKSQQIAENLKTIATLLFTKDNLIAANTGSSGDGEVFNKNIKGFISALPVKKSVYNQWTFTPEKKNEGLQTASKVQYVIQGYDFKKLGYKWDGKMRVLNQILSTDWLQTQIRVIGGAYGGYSTFSPGGIITFNSYRDPNLSETLNNYSTTPDYLHKFTADEKAMTRYIIGTIAGMDDPLTPSQKGTQAVSYYFTKRSAEDIQNERNAILSTTQDDIRGFAGLIQDILDQKTYCVYGNAEKIDSNKDLFKQLVKLQ from the coding sequence ATGAAAACCAGAAAAATAATTAAAATTGTATCTATGATGATACTTACAACTACGCCGGTATGGCTTACCGGAAACAACACCGGCACTGACCGGCATGGCTTCAGGCTGATAGAAAAACGATTTGTAAAAGAAGTAAATGCAGAATGTTATTTTTTCGAACACATTAAAAGTGGCGCACACTTGTTTAAAATTGCAAGCAACGACCCAAACAAAACTTTTAGCATTGGTTTTAAAACCTTCCCTGAATCTGATAACGGAGCGCCTCATATAATGGAACATTCTGTGCTTAACGGCTCGAAAAATTTCCCGGTTAAAAGCCCTTTCGACATTCTTAATAAAGGCTCGCTCAATACTTTTATTAATGCCTTCACCGGCAAGGATATGACTATGTACCCTGTGGCAAGTATGAACGATAAAGACTATTTCAACCTGATGCATGTTTACCTCGATGCTGTTTTTAACCCACTGATATATACAGAACCCCGTATTTTAAAGCAGGAAGGCTGGCATTATGAACTTACCGAAGTCGAAAGCCCGATTGTTTTTAAAGGTGTAGTTTATAATGAAATGAAAGGTGCGTTTTCAAGTCCTTCGAGAGAACTTTCATACCAGGTATTCAAAAATCTTTTCCCCAACAATGGGTATGGATACGAATCAGGCGGACATCCTGCTTCGATACCAACTCTTACCTATGAGTATTTTATTAATTTTCACAAGCGTTTTTATCATCCCGGTAATAGTTATATTTTCCTCTACGGAAATGCCGACCTTGACAAGGAACTTGAATTTATCAACGACAACTACCTGTCGAATTACGGACAATTAAAGGATAAGGTGGTGGTTGATGACCAAAAACCCTTTGAGGCAATGAAAGACATAACTGCAAATTACTCGGTAATGGAGGGTTCAGAAACAGCCAATCAAGCCTACTTGTCATATAATGTTGTTGCTGGGCATAATATGGAAATCGAACTCACTATGGCTTTGGATATTATTTGTGAAGCCATTGTAAACCAGGAATCGGCTCCTTTACGACTTGCCTTGCAGGAAGCCGGAATTGGGCAGGATGTATATGCCTATAACAATTCGTATAAACAAAATGTTGTACAGATAATAGTACAAAATGCTAATGCTTCCGACAAAGAAAAATTCTATAATATATTAAACAAAATATTCAACGATGCAATAAAAAATGGCATTGATAAAGAAACAATACAGGGTATACTCAACAGGATAGAGTTTCAACTGCGCGAAGGCAATGATGCACAAAAAGGGCTCACGTATATTACACAGTCATTGCCAGGTTGCTTTTTCGCAAATGATCCGTTTGTAGGACTTGAATATGAAAAGTCTCTTGCCAAACTCAAAAAAATGATTAACAACGGGTATCTTGAAAAAGTTATCGCTCAGTATTTCATCAATAATCCACATACGTTACTACTTACCCTTGTGCCCCAGCCGGGTTTGGACAAGGAGAAAAATATCCAGGCTGAACAGGAATTAAAAAAATACAAGGAAAACCTGAACAATTCACAAATAACATCGCTGGTGAATGAAACACAGGAATTGATTGCATATCAAAAAAGAGAAGATAGCCCGGAAGCCTTACAGACCATACCTCTGCTTGATATTAAAGATATTAATCCCAAAGCCGAATGGTACGGTGTACAGGAAAAGCAGATAGCCGGAGTAAAAGTTTTACATCACGAAGAATTTACTAACGATGTGGTGTATGCAAATTTATATTTCGACATGCGGGTGCTTCCCGAAAATCTTATCCCTTATGCCTCTTTGTTATCGAACCTATTGGGACTAATGGATACGGAAAAATATTCTTTTGGCGATTTGAACAAAGTTTTAAACATCCATACGGGTGGGTTTAATACTTTCCTTAGTGCATATGCTGAAGATTTAGACGACAATAAGTTACTTCCCAAATTTGTAGTTTCGACAAAAGCCATGAACGTAAAAGCAGACAAGCTTTTTGAACTCACACAAGAGGTATTACTGAAAACCCATTATAATGATACCGCCCGTCTCCACGCATTGCTTAGCCGTTTCCAGGGACAGTTGGATGCACGTATCAAGAGGAGTGGCGCCAATTACACAAGTACACGGTTCAATTCGTATATTACTAATAAAGGGCAGTTCAATGAATTAACTGATGGCGTTGATTACTATTGGTTTATTACTGATCTTTCTAATAATTTTAATCAAAAGTCGCAACAAATTGCCGAAAACCTGAAAACTATTGCCACTTTGTTGTTTACCAAAGATAACCTTATTGCCGCCAACACCGGTAGTTCCGGCGATGGAGAAGTGTTTAACAAAAATATCAAAGGATTTATTTCAGCTTTACCTGTTAAAAAGTCGGTTTACAACCAATGGACATTTACCCCTGAAAAGAAAAACGAAGGATTGCAAACTGCCTCGAAAGTGCAATATGTTATTCAGGGATACGATTTTAAAAAGCTGGGTTACAAATGGGATGGAAAGATGCGCGTTCTTAATCAAATTCTTTCCACTGACTGGTTGCAAACCCAAATACGTGTGATTGGAGGTGCTTATGGTGGATATTCCACCTTTTCTCCGGGCGGAATCATCACCTTTAACTCTTACCGTGATCCCAACCTGAGCGAAACCCTGAATAATTACAGTACAACCCCCGATTATCTCCACAAGTTTACAGCGGATGAAAAAGCCATGACCCGCTACATTATCGGAACTATTGCCGGAATGGACGACCCTCTGACCCCTTCACAAAAAGGAACACAGGCTGTAAGTTATTACTTCACCAAACGCTCAGCCGAGGACATACAAAACGAACGCAATGCCATTCTATCTACAACACAGGACGATATCCGGGGATTTGCCGGTCTCATCCAGGATATCCTTGACCAAAAAACCTACTGTGTGTATGGAAATGCCGAAAAAATTGATAGCAATAAAGATCTTTTCAAACAATTGGTTAAATTGCAGTAA
- a CDS encoding SDR family oxidoreductase has product MLANKVVIITGASSGIGKALAEVCSRKGAKLVLAARNQEKLAKLSAQLENQGCENIYVETDVSKESDCKAMVEKAVARFGTIDVLINNAGISMRALFKDVEINVIRELMDINFWGTVYCTKYALPYLLKSKGSVAGIISIAGYIGLPGRTGYSASKYAIRGFLDTLRVENLHAGLHVLVAAPGFTASNIRFRARTADGSVQGETPRDESKMMTAEKTAEKIIHALEKKKRTLILTFVEGKLSVFLSKWFPRLLDTLAYNHMAKEPESPFK; this is encoded by the coding sequence ATGCTTGCAAATAAAGTGGTAATAATCACAGGAGCTTCTTCCGGAATAGGGAAAGCCTTAGCGGAGGTATGTTCCCGAAAAGGGGCAAAATTAGTATTGGCAGCCAGAAACCAGGAAAAATTGGCGAAGTTATCCGCCCAATTGGAAAACCAGGGTTGCGAAAATATCTATGTTGAAACTGATGTGAGTAAAGAATCCGATTGTAAAGCTATGGTTGAAAAAGCCGTTGCCCGGTTCGGGACCATAGATGTCCTTATCAATAACGCCGGTATTTCCATGCGTGCGCTCTTTAAAGATGTTGAAATCAACGTTATTCGTGAGCTTATGGACATAAATTTTTGGGGGACGGTATATTGTACAAAATACGCTTTGCCTTACCTGTTAAAAAGTAAAGGCTCGGTTGCAGGAATTATTTCTATTGCAGGGTATATCGGACTACCAGGACGTACAGGATATTCAGCTTCAAAATACGCCATCAGGGGATTTCTCGATACTTTACGGGTTGAAAATCTACATGCTGGTTTGCATGTACTGGTTGCAGCACCGGGTTTTACGGCGTCAAATATCCGGTTCAGAGCCCGTACAGCCGATGGTTCAGTACAGGGAGAAACTCCACGTGACGAATCGAAAATGATGACTGCCGAAAAAACTGCCGAAAAAATTATTCATGCACTGGAAAAGAAAAAACGAACATTAATTCTTACTTTTGTTGAAGGCAAACTGAGTGTCTTTCTGAGTAAATGGTTCCCCAGATTACTGGATACACTTGCTTATAATCATATGGCTAAAGAACCTGAGTCACCTTTTAAATGA
- a CDS encoding aspartate aminotransferase family protein, which yields MISQRQLFLTYLAQTSPSPIGIEIERAEGIYLYDTTGKRFTDLISGISVSNTGHCHPRIVASIKKQTEKYLHLMVYGELIQSPQVQFASALAELLPPNLQSVYFVNSGSEAVEGALKLAKRFTGRSEIVALRNAYHGSSHGSMSVMGNEYFKNAFRPLLPGIKFISLNDENELKNISTRTACVIIEPVQGEAGIRISGTAYLKALRKRCNETETLLIFDEIQSGMGRTGSMFVFEQYGVIPDILLLAKGVGGGMPLGAFISSNEIMHSLSFNPVLGHITTFGGHPVSCAAALANLQVIREEELTKIVITKEKLFRALLENHPKIREIRSKGLWMALQMNNYLQVKQLIDNCIEKGVLLDWFLFCDNAVRIAPPLIITEEQIKESCKIILGCLDVLV from the coding sequence ATGATCAGCCAGCGACAATTATTTTTAACTTATTTAGCCCAGACCTCCCCTTCGCCCATAGGCATTGAAATTGAACGTGCAGAAGGCATTTACCTTTACGATACCACTGGTAAACGTTTTACCGATCTTATTTCAGGTATTTCTGTGAGCAATACCGGACATTGCCATCCACGGATAGTGGCTTCCATCAAAAAGCAGACGGAAAAATACCTGCACCTGATGGTTTATGGCGAGTTGATACAATCTCCACAGGTACAATTTGCCTCCGCACTCGCAGAATTGCTCCCGCCAAACCTGCAATCGGTATATTTTGTAAACTCGGGAAGCGAAGCCGTGGAAGGAGCATTGAAGCTGGCAAAACGTTTTACAGGGCGCAGTGAGATTGTCGCTTTAAGAAATGCATATCATGGAAGCTCACACGGTTCAATGAGCGTGATGGGTAATGAATATTTTAAGAATGCCTTCCGTCCTTTGCTTCCTGGCATAAAATTCATTTCGTTAAACGATGAAAATGAGTTGAAAAACATCAGTACCCGAACGGCTTGCGTTATTATTGAGCCTGTTCAGGGAGAAGCCGGGATAAGGATATCCGGAACGGCTTATCTTAAAGCACTGCGCAAACGCTGCAACGAAACAGAAACTTTGCTCATTTTCGACGAGATACAAAGCGGTATGGGCAGAACCGGGAGCATGTTCGTTTTTGAGCAATACGGTGTTATTCCTGATATACTTTTGCTTGCCAAAGGTGTGGGAGGCGGAATGCCGTTAGGCGCATTTATTTCTTCCAACGAAATTATGCATAGCCTTTCTTTCAACCCTGTTCTCGGGCATATTACCACTTTTGGCGGACATCCGGTAAGTTGTGCGGCAGCTTTGGCAAACCTGCAGGTGATACGTGAAGAAGAACTAACGAAAATAGTTATCACAAAAGAAAAATTGTTCAGGGCATTGCTGGAAAACCACCCGAAGATTCGGGAAATACGTTCAAAGGGCTTGTGGATGGCATTGCAAATGAACAATTATTTACAGGTTAAACAATTGATAGATAATTGTATTGAAAAAGGAGTCCTACTTGACTGGTTTCTGTTTTGCGACAATGCCGTACGCATTGCACCTCCACTGATAATTACCGAAGAGCAGATAAAGGAAAGTTGTAAAATTATCCTCGGCTGTCTTGATGTTCTTGTTTAA
- a CDS encoding acyl-CoA thioesterase, with the protein MHTFQITVRGYELDSYGHVNNAVYVNYFEQARWEVLRDKKILEKYQNSGYFIVVAENTIRYHREATLFDTLTIETTMHKQSPYLVFKHKMKNSKDGLKTATATVKTLLLDKERMICDFPSEFFD; encoded by the coding sequence ATGCACACCTTTCAAATCACCGTCCGCGGTTACGAACTCGACTCGTACGGGCATGTAAACAATGCCGTATATGTAAACTATTTCGAACAAGCACGCTGGGAAGTCCTTCGTGATAAAAAAATACTCGAAAAATATCAAAATTCGGGATATTTCATCGTTGTTGCGGAGAATACCATCCGCTATCATCGCGAAGCAACTCTTTTTGATACCCTGACAATTGAAACCACTATGCATAAACAGTCGCCTTACCTTGTTTTCAAACATAAAATGAAAAATTCAAAAGACGGTCTGAAAACGGCAACTGCCACCGTAAAAACCCTGCTTCTCGATAAAGAAAGGATGATTTGTGATTTTCCTTCCGAATTTTTCGATTAA
- a CDS encoding enoyl-CoA hydratase/isomerase family protein: MEKIAHWTTKEDIGILTLKNPPQNFIKEPDFLSTERLLELTKDVKGMLITGFGKHFSAGADLQSLKILSQNKELLLSKLTYGNELLKCIEELNIPVIAVVNGICFGAGLEIALSAHLRIVAKNSLFAFPEINHELIPGLGGIIRLLENITKNEAVQLLLKGDVIDAEKALSLHIADDLVPAATLMEHAIQRIKRMTDCRSTEVIHCIMQAINNTRKMTRDDAIAAETRMFCELAARTNQIF; encoded by the coding sequence ATGGAAAAAATAGCCCATTGGACCACTAAAGAAGATATAGGGATACTTACACTGAAGAATCCCCCGCAAAATTTTATTAAAGAACCCGATTTTTTAAGCACAGAACGTTTACTTGAACTAACTAAAGACGTAAAAGGTATGCTCATCACCGGGTTCGGGAAACATTTTTCGGCAGGTGCTGACTTGCAATCTCTAAAAATACTCTCGCAGAACAAGGAACTCCTGCTTAGCAAACTCACATATGGCAACGAACTTCTGAAGTGCATCGAGGAATTAAATATTCCTGTGATTGCAGTTGTAAATGGGATATGCTTTGGTGCAGGATTGGAAATAGCACTGAGTGCACACCTGCGTATTGTTGCCAAAAACAGTCTTTTTGCCTTTCCCGAAATAAACCACGAACTGATACCCGGACTGGGAGGCATAATAAGACTGCTTGAAAATATTACGAAAAATGAAGCTGTTCAATTATTGCTTAAAGGAGATGTAATTGATGCAGAAAAGGCGCTCTCACTGCATATTGCAGACGATTTAGTTCCGGCGGCAACCCTGATGGAACATGCAATTCAGCGCATCAAAAGGATGACTGATTGTCGCTCGACTGAAGTTATCCATTGCATCATGCAGGCGATAAATAATACCCGAAAGATGACGCGCGATGATGCAATAGCCGCCGAAACAAGGATGTTTTGTGAACTTGCGGCACGAACAAACCAAATCTTTTAG
- a CDS encoding enoyl-CoA hydratase/isomerase family protein yields the protein MYTTIHWTIEDSVGRLVLTNPPSNKMGILFFDELSDFTHKLDTKSISAIVISGKGRHFSYGAELHELLNLMQSNARDNPDRNHYSPFFSENISSFNFFYKLQIPVIAAIRGVCLGSALEMAMHCHFRFCGENSVLGLPEASYNLIPGCGGIYNLLNLTSRLTALELLLHGNTFSAQQALQWNIADAVMPSKTIIDKAINFARKIATGYSIYYKKDYLKLLQ from the coding sequence ATGTATACAACCATACACTGGACGATAGAAGATTCTGTTGGCAGACTTGTCCTTACCAACCCACCCTCTAACAAGATGGGCATACTGTTTTTTGATGAATTGTCTGACTTTACCCATAAATTAGACACTAAAAGCATCTCTGCGATAGTGATAAGTGGGAAAGGAAGACATTTTTCCTATGGTGCCGAGTTGCACGAACTATTGAATCTGATGCAAAGTAATGCAAGAGATAACCCTGACAGAAATCATTATTCTCCGTTCTTCAGTGAAAACATCTCATCGTTTAATTTCTTTTACAAACTCCAGATTCCTGTTATCGCAGCAATAAGAGGTGTTTGCCTTGGCTCGGCTCTTGAAATGGCAATGCATTGCCATTTCCGCTTTTGCGGAGAAAACTCGGTGCTCGGGCTGCCGGAAGCTTCTTACAACCTTATACCCGGCTGTGGAGGTATTTATAATTTGCTCAACTTAACTTCGCGACTTACTGCCCTGGAATTGCTTCTGCACGGGAATACTTTCTCTGCACAACAGGCGCTGCAATGGAACATAGCCGATGCTGTGATGCCATCGAAGACCATTATTGACAAGGCTATAAACTTTGCCAGGAAAATAGCAACTGGATATTCAATATACTATAAAAAAGATTACCTGAAACTTTTACAATGA
- a CDS encoding 3-oxoacyl-ACP synthase III family protein codes for MNITNNTKSRKVKLIGTGAFLPGEAIPFSQVDYYLGQLDEIPDKLKKWLGRMREIMEQMLEIKYYHFAIDPQTRCFTEDNISMAVKAANIAIERAGILPSDIDFIAYGSAHQHQMPTASVRIQEALGIEQCGEISIHANCTSAYKALLVAHEFLMSGRYKTALVLSSSMSSSELRAEYYNQPLAKKEELFLRYFLSDGAGALVLKATDNDKEGIFLQNTSMESIGGKKPAAMRNLRPAYWMNPKEEYEKAYHHLAQLFNEQLREHFNEAGGSVFYKGLQRMIGKYNIAVDKIRYFQVNFPSRHISEIVMDECETLGIARSTWYSKMASMGYTGPPMAFICLDQIVNNETLDKGDLILSFVTEVSKFMQAGFVFKKE; via the coding sequence ATGAACATTACAAATAACACCAAAAGCAGAAAGGTAAAATTGATTGGAACAGGTGCATTCCTCCCCGGGGAAGCTATTCCATTCTCCCAGGTGGACTATTACCTCGGGCAACTCGACGAAATTCCTGATAAGCTGAAAAAGTGGCTCGGCAGAATGCGTGAAATCATGGAGCAGATGCTCGAAATAAAATATTATCACTTTGCCATTGACCCGCAAACCCGCTGCTTTACCGAGGACAACATAAGCATGGCAGTAAAAGCCGCAAACATTGCCATTGAAAGGGCTGGCATTTTGCCATCCGACATTGACTTTATTGCTTACGGGAGTGCACATCAGCACCAGATGCCTACTGCTTCGGTTCGCATACAGGAAGCACTCGGAATTGAACAATGCGGAGAGATTTCCATTCATGCCAATTGCACCTCGGCATATAAGGCATTGCTTGTTGCCCATGAATTTCTTATGAGTGGAAGGTATAAAACGGCTTTGGTATTATCATCATCCATGTCGTCGTCGGAATTAAGGGCGGAATATTATAACCAGCCTCTCGCAAAAAAAGAAGAACTCTTCCTGCGCTATTTCCTGAGCGACGGAGCGGGTGCATTAGTCCTTAAAGCCACCGATAACGACAAGGAAGGTATTTTTCTTCAGAATACAAGCATGGAATCAATAGGCGGGAAAAAACCGGCTGCCATGCGCAACCTTCGCCCTGCCTACTGGATGAATCCCAAAGAAGAATACGAAAAGGCATACCATCATCTTGCCCAGCTCTTCAACGAACAACTCCGCGAACATTTCAACGAAGCCGGCGGAAGTGTTTTCTATAAAGGCTTGCAACGCATGATTGGAAAATACAATATCGCCGTGGATAAAATCAGGTATTTCCAGGTAAATTTCCCTTCGCGTCATATATCGGAAATTGTGATGGACGAATGCGAAACTCTGGGAATTGCCCGCAGCACATGGTACTCGAAAATGGCAAGTATGGGATATACCGGTCCGCCTATGGCTTTTATCTGTCTAGACCAGATTGTAAACAACGAAACTCTTGATAAAGGCGATCTCATACTAAGTTTTGTTACCGAAGTAAGCAAATTTATGCAGGCAGGTTTTGTTTTTAAAAAAGAATAA
- a CDS encoding B12-binding domain-containing radical SAM protein has product MDKDKRYSLFLISPAQKYVNYPAHTELSRIFGKKRFMIPLALPVIAALTPDNYDIKIIDEEIEPIPENATPDIVGITTLASTSTRAFQIADNYRKKGIPVVMGGAYASYRVEEALKHADSIVVGEAENNWKQCLADFEKGELKPVYTCDTFCDYSEAPLPRWDLVPMNKIFQAAVQVSRGCPFNCDFCIVSQTFGRKMRYRNIDNVVDEISRLPSKYVFFVDDNLTMNHKYVRELMQRIQPLHISWGCMASIDIANDDTLLTEMADAGCFNILVGFESLNPQSLDETHKKHNKGASIYEEAIRKIHSHGIHINASFIVGFDNDTAEEFDRIFDFTLKNSLPNINLHILSATPGTRLYDKMQAEGRMYPHDFAMNAGHFPVLHYMKMSQSEIFEKYMQTIARLYSFDTILRKAKQLFGNGNFAKPGADISTGLKFRLMAIIIGNFVFTTDKNRRKLLFFMLRNIREGKIAKDRAFAFMLSMLGYHRHVQKHLRRMDEYRNLIKPYDKGAFESFRLQHSGLEF; this is encoded by the coding sequence ATGGATAAAGACAAACGATACAGCCTCTTTCTGATAAGCCCTGCACAAAAATATGTTAACTATCCCGCCCATACCGAACTGAGCCGGATTTTCGGCAAAAAAAGGTTCATGATTCCACTGGCACTGCCCGTAATTGCTGCACTAACTCCCGATAATTATGATATTAAAATCATTGATGAGGAAATAGAACCTATACCAGAAAATGCAACCCCGGATATTGTGGGGATAACTACCCTTGCTTCTACTTCAACACGTGCATTTCAAATAGCAGATAATTACCGCAAAAAGGGTATTCCGGTAGTTATGGGAGGAGCTTATGCTTCGTACCGTGTGGAAGAAGCCCTGAAACATGCCGACAGCATAGTAGTTGGTGAAGCCGAAAATAACTGGAAGCAATGCCTTGCTGATTTTGAGAAGGGAGAACTAAAGCCGGTTTACACTTGCGATACGTTCTGCGACTATAGCGAAGCCCCCCTGCCCCGCTGGGATTTGGTTCCTATGAACAAGATTTTCCAGGCAGCGGTACAGGTATCGCGGGGATGCCCTTTCAACTGCGATTTCTGCATTGTTTCGCAGACCTTCGGAAGGAAAATGCGTTACCGTAACATTGATAATGTTGTTGATGAGATAAGCCGGCTACCGTCGAAATACGTATTTTTTGTTGATGACAACCTCACCATGAACCATAAATACGTCCGCGAGCTGATGCAGAGGATACAACCATTGCATATTTCATGGGGCTGCATGGCAAGTATTGACATTGCAAATGATGATACTCTGCTTACTGAGATGGCAGATGCCGGATGTTTCAATATACTTGTGGGATTTGAGTCGCTGAATCCGCAAAGCCTTGATGAAACACATAAGAAACATAATAAGGGTGCAAGTATTTATGAGGAAGCCATCCGCAAAATCCATAGCCACGGTATTCATATCAATGCTTCTTTCATAGTGGGCTTCGACAATGATACTGCAGAGGAGTTCGACAGGATTTTCGACTTTACATTAAAAAATTCTCTTCCCAATATCAATCTTCATATACTGTCGGCTACGCCGGGAACTCGTTTATACGATAAAATGCAGGCTGAAGGCAGAATGTATCCACACGACTTTGCAATGAACGCCGGACATTTTCCCGTTCTGCACTATATGAAAATGTCGCAATCGGAAATATTTGAAAAATACATGCAAACGATTGCCCGCCTGTATAGTTTCGATACCATTCTCCGGAAGGCAAAACAGTTATTCGGCAATGGAAACTTCGCCAAACCTGGAGCCGACATAAGCACAGGGCTTAAATTCCGGCTTATGGCTATCATCATCGGCAATTTTGTGTTTACAACCGACAAAAACCGCAGGAAACTTCTGTTTTTTATGCTCAGAAACATCCGTGAAGGCAAAATAGCCAAGGACCGTGCATTTGCATTCATGCTTTCGATGCTTGGATATCACAGGCATGTGCAGAAACATCTCCGCCGCATGGATGAATACCGCAACCTGATTAAACCATATGATAAAGGGGCATTTGAGAGTTTCAGATTGCAACATTCCGGTTTGGAATTTTAA